From the genome of Vicia villosa cultivar HV-30 ecotype Madison, WI linkage group LG2, Vvil1.0, whole genome shotgun sequence, one region includes:
- the LOC131651338 gene encoding glutathione S-transferase T3-like, translated as MSERQVPQFSTQVGIENTTIEKEQRRSVKKKPREVFTREEDTLLMQSWLNVSKDPIVGVDQKVDSFWLRITDNYNQYRGQSREKLQGQLKSRWHRINGCVQKFAGCYKQAVHGKKSGASEKDILINAHAFYEQDEGAPFNLEYAWRLLKDEPKWMGASTENSSKRTKNSVSGSYTASLNSETPSSYELNSSSPMERPMGQKATKRKGKAKENANATEPPSSVISDTRNKRMEVMENLARLKGEENKLVKENMEFEAMQFIMSDTSKMNDSQREFHEKRCNNLKEKYGW; from the coding sequence ATGTCTGAACGCCAAGTTCCACAATTTTCAACTCAAGTTGGTATTGAAAATACTACAATTGAAAAAGAACAAAGGCGTTCTGTTAAAAAAAAACCTAGAGAGGTATTCACAAGGGAAGAGGATACACTTCTTATGCAATCATGGCTCAATGTTTCAAAGGATCCAATTGTGGGAGTTGATCAAAAAGTTGATAGCTTTTGGTTAAGAATCACCGATAATTATAACCAATATCGTGGGCAGTCACGAGAAAAGCTACAAGGCCAATTAAAATCTCGATGGCATCGAATAAATGGTTGTGTTCAAAAATTTGCTGGGTGTTACAAACAAGCTGTTCATGGAAAAAAAAGTGGGGCATCAGAGAAAGATATCTTAATCAATGCGCATGCTTTTTATGAACAAGATGAAGGTGCACCATTCAATCTTGAGTATGCATGGCGGCTTttaaaagatgaacctaaatGGATGGGAGCATCCACCgaaaattcttcaaagagaacaaAGAATTCTGTTAGCGGTTCATACACGGCATCGCTAAACTCAGAGACACCTTCAAGTTATGAGTTAAACTCATCATCTCCAATGGAGCGTCCAATGGGACAAAAGGCGACAAAACGAAAAGGTAAGGCAAAggaaaatgcaaatgcaactgAACCTCCTTCTAGTGTTATTTCCGATACAAGGAATAAAAGAATGGAAGTAATGGAAAATCTAGCACGACTTAAGGGGGAAGAAAACAAATTAGTCAAGGAAAATATGGAGTTTGAAGCAATGCAATTCATAATGTCAGATACTTCTAAGATGAATGATAGTCAACGTGAATTTCATGAAAAACGTTGTAATAACctaaaagaaaaatatggatggtAA
- the LOC131651339 gene encoding LOW QUALITY PROTEIN: uncharacterized protein LOC131651339 (The sequence of the model RefSeq protein was modified relative to this genomic sequence to represent the inferred CDS: substituted 2 bases at 2 genomic stop codons), whose translation MDSNNSNNLNKLFWEVIEEELMDNTDEELLLSMLEKERQSRSSSRRKRRSVIDRNREEGHIRLFNDYFSENPVYTDAQFRRRFRMHRHLFLRIVETLGNHDEYFQMRVDATGKMGLSPLQKCTSAIRMLAYGSSADIVDEYVRIGESTAIECLERFVRGVNEVFGAEYLRRPNNNDVEHLLQMGESRGFPGMLGSIDCMHXEWKNCPVAXKGQFCRGDHGKPTIMLEAVASQDLWIWHAFFGIAGSNNDINVLNQSNVFNDILEGRAATVQYTINGNPYNMGYYLADGIYPEWATFVKTISMPQGEKRKLFAQHQESARKDVERAFGVLQSRFAIVHGPAHAWHMETLKHTIYACIILHNMIVEDERHTYGGDFDYCYDNAGNNNSTTETFSGPHPNLATRLQRRTTLREKQVHRQLQGDLVEHIWERFGHEDDEN comes from the coding sequence ATggattcaaacaattcaaacaacctcaacaaactttTTTGGGAGGTGATTGAAGAAGAACTTATGGACAACACAGATGAAGAACTATTGTTGTCAATGCTCGAGAAGGAACGTCAATCTAGAAGTTCATCAAGGCGAAAAAGAAGATCAGTGATAGATCGGAATCGTGAAGAAGGGCATATACGATTATTCAACGACTACTTCTCAGAAAATCCAGTATACACGGATGCCCAATTCCGTAGAAGGTTCAGAATGCATAGGCATTTGTTTCTTCGAATTGTAGAAACCCTTGGAAATCATGATGAATATTTTCAAATGAGGGTCGATGCAACTGGTAAAATGGGTCTTTCACCATTGCAGAAGTGTACTTCTGCTATTCGTATGTTGGCATATGGATCTTCCGCTGACATTGTAGACGAATATGTTCGAATTGGTGAAAGCACTGCAATTGAGTGCTTAGAGAGATTCGTAAGGGGCGTGAATGAGGTATTTGGGGCTGAGTATTTGAGAAGGCCTAATAACAATGATGTCGAGCATCTTTTACAAATGGGGGAGTCACGTGGATTTCCAGGCATGCTAGGTTCCATTGATTGTATGCATTAGGAATGGAAGAATTGTCCTGTTGCATGAAAAGGACAATTTTGTCGAGGTGATCATGGTAAACCCACGATCATGCTTGAAGCAGTGGCATCACAAGACTTATGGATTTGGCATGCATTTTTTGGTATTGCAGGTTCAAACAATGACATTAATGTGCTAAACCAATCTAATGTGTTTAACGATATTTTGGAAGGACGTGCTGCTACTGTGCAATATACAATCAATGGGAATCCATATAATATGGGGTATTATTTAGCGGATGGTATATATCCTGAGTGGGCTACATTTGTCAAGACCATTTCAATGCCGCAAGGAGAAAAgagaaaactatttgcacaacacCAAGAATCAGCTAGAAAGGATGTGGAACGTGCATTTGGAGTGCTTCAATCTCGATTTGCAATAGTACATGGTCCAGCGCATGCTTGGCACATGGAAACCCTCAAGCATACCATATATGCTTGCATCATATTGCACAACATGATTGTCGAAGACGAACGACACACATATGGAGGTGATTTTGATTACTGTTACGATAATGCAGGTAACAACAACTCAACGACTGAAACATTTAGCGGTCCTCATCCGAATCTTGCAACAAGACTACAAAGAAGAACAACTCTTCGTGAAAAACAAGTTCATCGCCAACTTCAAGGAGATCTAGTCGAGCATATTTGGGAACGTTTTGGACATGAGGACGATGAAAATTAA